One Solibacillus sp. R5-41 DNA segment encodes these proteins:
- a CDS encoding ankyrin repeat domain-containing protein, which translates to MFDKELVTAIKDSNVTVLEKYTTNSWKINEKILCYEAAYTPELPLKFAIESQATRAIRWLVEQGANLNDKDSPAFVAAVQYLGESDIRYLVEHGAKIHLQDRLKKNAYDAAVYSGQFNKLALVKSLGLSVEKYGGSAFRNVVSNFNKNAVDFFLENKVDINYNKPNMVYPWGPTPLEVAIRYNHSPDLVMYLIEQGADFMKPNKNGERPYTVAVIEQKEEIAAYLKSLEPDEYHDWENKLYELRKANMSGDMISFLLSDQLKVELPESDLEISYIEFLPAISTFWYQVKRKKFIQISRIIDNYSDLLILWHPSKKKLYFYDEEHLELHEIGSFQQFIADPYKAFDNYF; encoded by the coding sequence ATGTTTGATAAGGAACTAGTAACAGCGATAAAAGATAGTAATGTAACTGTGCTAGAAAAATATACGACAAATAGTTGGAAAATTAATGAGAAAATACTTTGTTATGAAGCGGCCTATACACCGGAATTACCACTAAAGTTTGCAATTGAAAGTCAAGCAACACGAGCAATTCGTTGGTTGGTAGAGCAAGGGGCAAATTTAAATGACAAAGATTCGCCAGCATTTGTAGCGGCAGTACAATATCTGGGTGAATCGGATATAAGGTATTTAGTTGAGCATGGTGCAAAAATTCATTTACAAGATCGTTTAAAGAAAAATGCCTACGATGCCGCCGTCTATAGTGGGCAATTCAATAAATTAGCACTTGTAAAATCACTAGGGCTATCTGTCGAAAAATATGGCGGCTCTGCATTTAGAAACGTTGTATCTAATTTCAATAAAAATGCAGTTGATTTCTTTCTTGAAAATAAGGTAGATATTAATTATAACAAGCCTAATATGGTTTATCCTTGGGGACCGACGCCACTTGAAGTAGCTATTAGATATAATCATTCTCCAGATTTAGTAATGTATTTAATAGAACAAGGCGCTGATTTTATGAAGCCTAATAAAAATGGAGAACGTCCTTATACAGTAGCAGTTATAGAGCAAAAAGAAGAAATTGCAGCTTATTTAAAGTCGTTAGAGCCTGATGAATATCATGATTGGGAAAATAAACTGTATGAATTAAGAAAAGCAAATATGTCTGGAGATATGATTTCCTTTCTTTTAAGTGATCAATTAAAAGTTGAACTTCCAGAAAGTGACCTGGAAATTTCATATATTGAGTTTCTACCAGCTATAAGTACTTTTTGGTACCAAGTAAAGCGGAAAAAGTTTATTCAAATAAGTAGAATTATAGATAACTATTCAGATTTATTAATTCTTTGGCATCCATCTAAAAAGAAATTGTATTTTTATGATGAAGAGCATTTAGAGTTACATGAAATTGGATCATTCCAACAGTTCATAGCAGACCCGTACAAAGCGTTTGACAATTATTTTTAG
- a CDS encoding DUF6138 family protein — MNYLKSSNFTTHVATFQQAITEIQTDRCKFIEEYPTTIELSTGESILVTAALEFYLNNQLSTPFSYTESRAFCEKIRQKIGFEAIRYTLQVWIEKNIQQPYFSTEERNWETTYTLIEGIELVYIHEDLLDFVCYVAICYMKFGANFDSISAERLFNLVEATGSNKVAKLRENGSGDLSISESSYSDNDVDCFANDAFAIIVIKIKNEKSEAYGKSLDFIIQLLDLDFPRSYQIQFASSKNGYLPIENLPHVPVHNFFANALKYPELHSKIKSYAEKAMRTYEWYADLEDEDCAMPSTFAVLGLGLVSSEYWPLVQTYMETCDEEHSSIQTAFTPEFIKKFGFTSETLPVFISCVLSVQEHEPHAVFEEKMNNKASLELLLTCKNNFVDYLSESQKEDWKDELDEMIDYVWQNVCYTIWGVCFNKPVAIVIDSAPEELKQLYREILQ; from the coding sequence ATGAATTACTTAAAATCTTCCAATTTCACTACGCATGTAGCAACCTTTCAACAAGCAATCACTGAAATTCAAACGGACCGCTGTAAATTTATTGAAGAGTACCCTACCACAATTGAGTTATCTACGGGGGAAAGTATTTTAGTTACTGCTGCCTTAGAGTTTTACTTAAATAATCAACTATCGACACCATTTAGTTATACTGAATCGAGAGCTTTTTGTGAAAAAATACGACAGAAGATAGGATTCGAAGCGATTCGTTATACTTTGCAAGTTTGGATTGAAAAAAATATTCAGCAGCCATATTTCTCTACCGAAGAGAGAAATTGGGAAACTACATATACATTAATAGAAGGAATAGAGCTAGTGTATATTCATGAGGATTTGCTAGATTTTGTATGCTATGTAGCTATTTGTTACATGAAGTTTGGTGCTAATTTTGATTCCATTTCAGCGGAGCGACTTTTTAACTTGGTGGAAGCAACTGGATCAAACAAAGTCGCAAAACTAAGAGAAAATGGTTCGGGGGATCTTTCAATAAGCGAAAGTTCTTATAGTGACAATGATGTTGATTGTTTTGCGAATGATGCTTTTGCCATTATTGTTATTAAAATTAAGAACGAAAAATCGGAAGCATATGGAAAGTCTTTGGATTTTATTATTCAATTACTAGATTTAGACTTCCCAAGAAGTTATCAAATTCAATTTGCAAGTTCTAAAAATGGGTACTTGCCAATTGAAAATTTACCTCATGTGCCTGTTCACAATTTTTTTGCCAATGCACTTAAGTATCCGGAGCTGCATTCGAAAATTAAATCATACGCTGAAAAAGCCATGAGAACATATGAATGGTATGCGGATTTAGAAGACGAGGATTGTGCTATGCCTTCCACATTTGCCGTATTAGGTTTAGGTTTAGTTTCCTCAGAATACTGGCCATTAGTACAAACATACATGGAAACTTGTGATGAAGAACACTCATCCATCCAAACAGCTTTCACACCAGAATTTATCAAAAAATTCGGATTTACTTCTGAAACACTGCCTGTATTCATTAGTTGCGTGCTTTCTGTACAAGAACATGAACCTCATGCTGTTTTTGAGGAGAAAATGAATAATAAAGCCAGTTTAGAACTGCTATTAACATGCAAAAATAATTTTGTAGATTATCTTAGTGAAAGCCAAAAAGAAGATTGGAAAGATGAACTCGATGAAATGATTGACTACGTCTGGCAAAACGTATGTTATACCATTTGGGGCGTTTGTTTTAATAAACCAGTTGCAATAGTAATTGACAGTGCTCCAGAAGAACTAAAACAACTTTACCGAGAGATTTTGCAGTAA
- a CDS encoding helix-turn-helix domain-containing protein translates to MTQPNCTHTCSSYHQAIEFIGKRWMGMIIYTLLPGPKRYHEIHSAIPGISDRLLTERLNELVNAGLIKKKFIDSSIKKVEYELTPNGIAFQEVIKSIQKWIDLCDFEKTTIE, encoded by the coding sequence ATGACTCAACCGAATTGTACACATACTTGCAGTAGCTATCATCAAGCGATTGAATTTATAGGGAAACGATGGATGGGTATGATTATATATACCTTGTTGCCAGGGCCAAAAAGGTATCACGAAATTCACTCGGCTATCCCAGGAATTTCTGATCGTTTATTAACAGAACGTTTAAATGAACTTGTCAATGCAGGTTTAATCAAGAAGAAATTCATCGACTCTTCTATAAAAAAAGTGGAATATGAGTTAACACCAAACGGCATAGCATTCCAAGAAGTCATTAAGTCGATTCAAAAATGGATAGATCTATGCGACTTTGAAAAGACAACAATTGAATGA
- the guaD gene encoding guanine deaminase codes for MSKYTRIFRGTAFTSKSPKEVQVLKDYLFCINADGMIEKAVAPEHADYQSLLNTYQEKENFHQLEDGQYFLPGFIDLHVHAPQWAQSGTALDIPLYDWLNTYTFPIESKFADLEFAKEVYEDLVSTLLANGTTTSLYFATVHKEASLLLAEICAEKGQRGLVGKVVMDDPEQTPEFYRDANTQSAIADTEEFILAVKELAKSTKQGVYPVVTPRFIPSCTDGALKGLGELAAKYDTHIQSHCSESDWAHGYVQERFNKNDAFALNDFGLLGDKAVMAHCNFLNDEDAELFAETGTAIGHCPISNAYFANSVLPVAHLHAKGVDIGLGTDVSGGFSPSLYDNARQVVMSSRMLEDGVDPNLPAEKRGLPNSRMTINEAFYLATAGGGESLSLPIGRLQESYTWDVQIIDTKLPSAKLPIFDGNEDLHDIFQKMMYLVRPENIREVWVQGTKVHNRTK; via the coding sequence ATGTCTAAATATACGCGAATTTTCAGAGGTACTGCTTTTACAAGTAAGTCACCTAAAGAAGTACAAGTGTTAAAAGATTATCTGTTTTGTATTAATGCTGACGGTATGATTGAAAAAGCCGTTGCACCTGAACATGCTGACTATCAATCATTATTAAATACATACCAAGAAAAAGAAAATTTTCATCAATTAGAGGACGGACAGTATTTCTTACCAGGCTTTATTGATTTACATGTCCATGCACCGCAGTGGGCGCAATCTGGAACCGCGTTAGACATTCCTCTATATGATTGGTTGAATACGTATACTTTCCCGATTGAATCTAAATTTGCAGATTTGGAATTTGCTAAGGAGGTCTATGAAGACTTAGTTAGTACGTTATTAGCGAACGGCACAACGACATCACTTTATTTTGCAACGGTTCATAAAGAAGCTAGCTTATTATTAGCTGAAATTTGTGCAGAAAAAGGCCAACGTGGTCTCGTGGGGAAAGTTGTGATGGACGATCCTGAACAAACGCCTGAATTTTACCGTGATGCTAATACGCAATCGGCAATAGCTGATACCGAGGAATTTATTTTAGCTGTTAAAGAATTGGCGAAGTCGACTAAACAAGGGGTTTATCCTGTTGTCACACCACGCTTTATACCAAGTTGTACGGACGGTGCTTTGAAGGGTTTAGGAGAATTAGCTGCTAAGTACGATACGCACATCCAGTCTCACTGCAGTGAAAGTGATTGGGCTCATGGTTACGTACAAGAGAGATTCAATAAAAATGATGCGTTTGCTTTAAATGATTTCGGACTATTGGGTGACAAAGCTGTCATGGCACATTGCAATTTTTTAAACGATGAGGATGCAGAACTATTTGCCGAAACAGGCACTGCTATCGGTCATTGCCCGATTTCAAATGCTTACTTTGCCAACAGTGTTCTTCCAGTTGCACATTTACATGCAAAAGGCGTCGATATTGGTTTAGGTACAGATGTTTCGGGTGGTTTTTCACCAAGTCTTTACGACAATGCTCGCCAAGTAGTCATGTCATCTAGAATGTTAGAGGACGGTGTAGACCCGAATCTTCCTGCTGAAAAGCGCGGTTTACCAAATTCACGTATGACAATTAATGAAGCATTCTATTTAGCAACTGCTGGTGGTGGGGAAAGTTTAAGCCTGCCAATCGGACGTTTACAAGAAAGCTATACATGGGATGTACAAATTATCGATACAAAATTACCATCGGCAAAGCTACCGATTTTTGATGGGAACGAAGATTTACATGATATTTTCCAAAAAATGATGTATCTTGTGCGACCAGAAAACATTCGTGAAGTATGGGTTCAAGGCACCAAAGTTCACAACAGAACTAAATAA
- a CDS encoding tRNA-dihydrouridine synthase: MKENFWNDLPKPFFVLAPMEDVTDVVFRHVVSKAGSPDVFFTEFTNTESYCHPEGMKSVRGRLIFTEDEQPIVAHIWGDKPENFRQMSIGMAELGFKGVDINMGCPVPNVATRGKGSGLILRPNVAAEIIQAAKAGGLPVSVKTRLGYSDLEEWEEWLTHILKQDIANLSIHLRTRKEMSQVDAHWELIPEIKELRDRIAPNTLLTINGDIPDRQTGLELAEKYGIDGVMIGRGIFKNPFAFEKEPKEHSSDEYLDLLRLQLDLQDKYAEELPRSVTGLHRFFKIYVKGFRGAGELRNQLMNTKTTDEVRALLDAFEANIVD, encoded by the coding sequence ATGAAAGAAAATTTTTGGAACGATTTACCGAAACCGTTCTTTGTACTTGCTCCGATGGAAGATGTGACTGATGTTGTTTTTCGTCATGTCGTAAGTAAAGCAGGAAGCCCAGATGTGTTTTTTACAGAGTTTACAAACACGGAAAGTTATTGTCATCCAGAGGGCATGAAAAGTGTGCGAGGACGTTTGATTTTTACAGAAGATGAACAGCCAATTGTTGCGCATATATGGGGAGATAAGCCCGAAAATTTCCGTCAAATGAGTATAGGTATGGCAGAACTTGGGTTTAAAGGCGTAGATATTAATATGGGGTGCCCTGTACCAAATGTCGCTACGAGAGGAAAAGGGAGCGGTCTTATTTTACGTCCAAACGTTGCCGCTGAAATTATACAAGCAGCAAAAGCTGGAGGGCTGCCTGTAAGTGTGAAAACAAGACTTGGTTACTCGGATTTAGAGGAGTGGGAGGAATGGCTAACGCATATATTGAAACAAGATATTGCGAATCTTTCTATTCATTTGCGTACTAGAAAAGAAATGAGCCAAGTTGATGCGCATTGGGAGCTGATTCCGGAAATCAAAGAATTACGTGACCGTATCGCACCAAATACGCTACTAACAATCAACGGAGATATTCCTGACCGTCAAACGGGTCTTGAGCTTGCAGAAAAATACGGTATTGATGGTGTGATGATTGGGCGCGGTATTTTTAAAAATCCGTTTGCCTTTGAAAAGGAACCAAAAGAGCATAGTAGTGATGAATACCTGGATCTCTTAAGATTGCAGCTAGATCTTCAAGATAAATATGCAGAGGAATTACCACGTTCAGTCACAGGGCTGCATCGATTTTTCAAAATTTATGTCAAAGGATTCCGCGGGGCAGGTGAATTAAGAAATCAATTGATGAACACAAAAACAACCGATGAAGTAAGAGCGTTGCTGGATGCTTTTGAAGCAAACATTGTCGATTGA
- a CDS encoding nitroreductase family protein — MTTTTKDLYTIMHERKSVRRYEPTFKMTQAQLEEIIKEATSAPSSSNLQPWRFLVIQDEETKKELRTIANNQEQIETSSAVIAVLGDAEMYKNVEKIYTQNVTEGHMDDTSKDLMIGNTHRLYPSLPLAVRQNIASFDAGLISMQLMLIAKEKGFDTVTMGGFDKVKFAERFELPENQFPIVLIAIGKSAAPAYGSSRLPLEDIARFI; from the coding sequence ATGACAACTACAACTAAAGATTTATATACAATTATGCATGAAAGAAAATCTGTTCGCAGATACGAACCTACTTTTAAAATGACGCAAGCACAACTTGAGGAAATCATTAAAGAAGCGACGAGTGCACCATCTTCAAGTAACCTGCAACCATGGCGTTTCCTTGTCATTCAAGATGAAGAAACGAAAAAAGAACTCCGTACAATTGCCAACAATCAAGAACAAATAGAGACATCATCAGCAGTTATTGCCGTTTTAGGTGATGCTGAAATGTATAAAAATGTAGAAAAAATCTACACTCAAAACGTAACAGAAGGCCATATGGATGATACATCAAAGGATTTAATGATTGGAAATACCCATCGTTTATACCCATCATTACCTTTAGCGGTAAGACAAAACATCGCTTCATTTGATGCAGGTCTTATTTCAATGCAGCTTATGCTAATTGCAAAAGAAAAAGGTTTTGATACAGTAACAATGGGTGGCTTTGACAAAGTGAAATTTGCGGAGCGATTTGAATTACCAGAAAATCAATTCCCTATCGTACTGATTGCTATTGGTAAATCAGCTGCACCAGCGTACGGTTCATCACGTTTACCATTAGAAGATATTGCTCGTTTTATCTAA
- a CDS encoding MFS transporter, with amino-acid sequence MTSGSDSKRLYKNKAFLYLIASQTVSAIGNWLDILAVITLVAVKWNASPLAVSGVMLVFVGPMVLLGPFSGVLSDRFDRRLIMLISDLFCVVLVLGVAFSTQLWHVYVLLFLKSSYVALFIPAKNGKLKEIVEDDQMQAAIGISGMIDNGAKIIGPVLSGMIVATVGIQWAFYIDAITFALSALFLLGVPKDNRKVKVKVEKNEQQKMNFISNLLTDMKGGFSFLKSIPIILISLIITTFLLLVLQIADTQFMVLLRDIFKDPVTVAGYSMAASGGGMFLASAIFTKKHIRSTLDCMFFGALGLGISLVALALMSQLPPSFLSIAYPILFFLAGFSFGSAIIPLNIIVQKSTPVDKTGRVFGIINSMTTLGTLIGMVSGGILSELFGVVMTFIVSGTSLIAVSLLTIIIKSPIERRFQMSPKVTKQYKENRKFEILKAAETVFCQKGFEPTTMKDVVEVSGMSRGGVYQYFSSTEEMLKCILNERDEQFEKKIHNLIQSNQPVWETIESILDEYNKDSFNKISAVTYEYFVTGWRSEGIERIPYLLTRFNRARENFIKMLQKGVDTGEFSPEQPLHTIATFIINVTDGILLETNLAGKKEADTEGQINALKLYLKTALQI; translated from the coding sequence ATGACTAGTGGTTCGGATTCAAAACGTCTATATAAAAATAAAGCTTTTTTGTATTTGATTGCATCTCAAACTGTTTCGGCTATTGGAAACTGGTTGGATATTTTAGCTGTAATCACTTTAGTTGCTGTAAAGTGGAATGCTTCACCACTAGCAGTTTCTGGTGTAATGCTCGTGTTTGTAGGTCCTATGGTTTTATTAGGTCCTTTTAGCGGTGTGCTAAGTGATCGGTTTGACCGGCGTTTAATTATGTTGATTTCTGATTTGTTCTGTGTGGTTCTTGTTTTAGGAGTGGCATTTTCAACCCAACTATGGCATGTATATGTCTTGTTATTTTTAAAAAGTTCGTATGTAGCATTATTTATTCCCGCAAAAAATGGTAAATTAAAAGAAATCGTAGAAGATGATCAAATGCAGGCAGCAATCGGCATTAGTGGGATGATTGATAATGGCGCAAAAATTATTGGTCCAGTACTAAGTGGAATGATTGTTGCGACTGTAGGCATCCAATGGGCATTTTATATCGATGCTATTACATTTGCTTTATCAGCATTATTTTTACTTGGCGTTCCAAAGGACAATCGAAAGGTTAAGGTTAAGGTTGAAAAAAACGAACAGCAAAAAATGAATTTCATTTCAAATTTACTAACAGATATGAAAGGAGGTTTCTCTTTCCTAAAAAGCATTCCTATCATTTTAATTAGTTTAATTATTACCACTTTTTTGCTTCTCGTTTTACAAATCGCCGATACTCAATTCATGGTACTGTTGAGGGATATCTTTAAAGATCCTGTAACCGTAGCGGGATATAGTATGGCTGCTAGTGGAGGTGGTATGTTTTTAGCGTCAGCTATCTTTACAAAAAAGCATATTCGTTCGACATTAGATTGCATGTTTTTCGGAGCGTTAGGACTTGGAATTTCACTTGTAGCGCTTGCTCTTATGTCTCAACTTCCCCCTTCATTTCTTTCAATTGCATATCCCATACTTTTTTTTCTAGCTGGCTTTTCTTTTGGATCTGCCATTATACCTTTAAATATAATTGTACAAAAAAGTACCCCAGTAGATAAAACTGGTCGTGTTTTCGGAATAATCAACAGTATGACTACACTTGGGACATTGATAGGGATGGTTTCGGGTGGAATTCTTTCCGAATTATTTGGTGTTGTTATGACATTTATTGTATCCGGCACATCTTTGATTGCAGTCAGCTTATTAACAATCATAATAAAATCTCCTATTGAAAGAAGGTTCCAAATGTCACCTAAAGTAACTAAACAGTACAAAGAAAATCGAAAGTTTGAAATATTGAAGGCAGCTGAAACTGTGTTCTGTCAAAAGGGTTTCGAACCTACAACTATGAAAGACGTTGTTGAAGTATCTGGAATGAGTCGGGGCGGTGTATATCAATACTTTTCTAGTACAGAAGAGATGTTAAAGTGCATACTGAATGAAAGGGATGAACAATTTGAAAAGAAAATTCATAATCTTATTCAAAGTAATCAACCTGTTTGGGAAACTATAGAGTCTATTTTAGATGAGTACAATAAAGATTCATTTAATAAAATTAGTGCAGTTACTTATGAATATTTCGTTACAGGATGGCGTAGCGAAGGAATAGAGCGAATTCCGTATTTACTTACACGTTTTAATCGTGCAAGGGAGAACTTTATCAAAATGCTTCAAAAAGGAGTAGACACAGGGGAATTTTCTCCAGAACAGCCCCTTCATACGATTGCCACCTTTATTATAAATGTTACAGATGGTATTTTATTGGAGACAAATCTTGCTGGAAAGAAAGAAGCTGATACAGAAGGACAGATAAATGCCTTAAAATTATACCTCAAAACTGCACTGCAAATTTAA
- a CDS encoding uracil-xanthine permease family protein: MQANDKSNTQRLTVLPDEKVSFGQSALLGLQHVMAMDVYVVPFLIAMLIGLQSGQSTALIQATFIAAGVATIVQTYFCMKLPIAQGPSYVPLGAIVGIYAASGGGELGWSTVLGASLIGAILVIILGFTGLFNKIVKTFIPPIVGGTIIFVVGLALMPVGLSSNIYNGAGASINQNIYLALITATVLIVCVMLGSFFGQKGRVFRIGSVLIALIVGSIVAKFMGILDLSAVSQAKWFSMPQIPFADFGFTFNISAIVTMVIIYIVLMAETTGTWFAVSNVIDKPLTDKQVNRGVIGEGIGCFTASLLGSTPVTGYSTNAGVISITGIASRRVFVAAGIWFVLFGFSGKLAALISAIPSAVIGGVFVIVCGIIAISGLQVIKNERIGEKEMYVIAVPMILTLAVTLLPKDFLYTLPTTVQYLFGSPIATAAIVAIVLNKILPSAR; this comes from the coding sequence ATGCAAGCTAACGATAAAAGCAATACTCAACGATTAACCGTTTTACCCGATGAAAAAGTTTCATTTGGTCAATCAGCCCTTCTCGGTTTACAACATGTAATGGCGATGGACGTCTATGTAGTACCTTTCCTTATTGCGATGTTAATCGGTTTACAATCAGGACAATCAACGGCACTAATACAAGCGACCTTTATTGCGGCAGGGGTTGCAACCATCGTTCAAACTTACTTCTGTATGAAATTACCAATCGCGCAAGGTCCATCTTATGTTCCACTTGGCGCCATCGTTGGTATTTATGCCGCTAGTGGTGGTGGTGAACTTGGTTGGAGTACCGTATTAGGTGCAAGTTTAATTGGTGCTATTTTAGTCATCATTTTAGGTTTTACAGGTCTTTTTAATAAGATTGTAAAAACTTTCATTCCACCAATCGTTGGAGGTACAATTATCTTTGTCGTTGGTCTTGCATTAATGCCAGTCGGTTTAAGTAGTAACATCTATAACGGTGCAGGTGCTTCAATTAATCAAAACATCTATTTAGCGCTGATTACAGCTACTGTATTAATCGTTTGTGTTATGCTAGGTTCCTTCTTCGGTCAGAAAGGTCGCGTATTTCGTATTGGATCGGTCCTGATTGCGTTAATCGTAGGGAGCATTGTAGCTAAATTTATGGGAATTTTAGATTTATCGGCTGTTTCACAAGCAAAATGGTTTAGCATGCCACAAATTCCTTTTGCAGACTTTGGTTTCACTTTTAATATTTCTGCTATCGTAACAATGGTCATCATTTATATTGTTTTAATGGCTGAAACAACAGGTACTTGGTTTGCTGTTAGTAATGTTATCGATAAACCATTAACAGACAAACAAGTGAATCGCGGGGTTATTGGTGAAGGGATTGGTTGCTTCACTGCTTCATTACTCGGGTCTACACCAGTAACAGGGTACTCAACAAATGCAGGTGTTATTTCAATTACAGGTATTGCAAGTCGACGTGTTTTTGTAGCTGCAGGAATTTGGTTTGTATTATTCGGATTTTCAGGTAAGCTAGCTGCCTTAATCTCTGCCATTCCATCAGCGGTAATTGGTGGTGTGTTCGTTATCGTTTGTGGCATTATCGCGATTAGCGGTTTGCAAGTCATAAAAAATGAACGAATCGGTGAAAAAGAAATGTACGTTATTGCTGTTCCAATGATTTTAACTTTAGCAGTAACATTACTACCTAAGGATTTCTTATATACTTTACCGACAACCGTACAATATTTATTCGGCTCCCCAATAGCAACAGCTGCGATTGTAGCGATAGTGTTGAATAAAATATTGCCGAGTGCTAGGTAA
- a CDS encoding IclR family transcriptional regulator: MTNKNKTVVRSMDILNLFIDHTELSFQEVIELSGIPKTTAFRMLKSLEEMELLEKGTDAKYRLGILFLKFGHLVSMRLDVRKIAYPIMNEIHNDTKEAINLIVRDGDEAIYIEKVDSKQKVRLYTAIGRKSPLYAGACSRAVLSFLPDSEIKEYLESIELTPFAKGTITDKEELYEAIVHARKHGYTISHSELENYTSAIAAPIFDHKGEVIAAMSIAGLEANYREGNAEIFVEKLKKATTEISRQLGYEHIKKTGRLKFN; encoded by the coding sequence TTGACAAATAAAAATAAAACGGTTGTCCGCTCAATGGACATCTTAAATCTATTTATCGATCATACAGAACTGTCATTTCAAGAAGTAATTGAATTATCAGGAATCCCTAAAACGACTGCATTCCGCATGCTAAAATCATTAGAGGAAATGGAGTTGTTAGAAAAGGGAACTGATGCAAAGTATAGGTTGGGTATTCTATTCCTAAAATTTGGACACTTAGTTTCCATGCGTTTAGATGTACGGAAAATTGCATATCCGATTATGAATGAGATACATAATGATACAAAAGAAGCAATTAATTTAATTGTGCGTGATGGTGACGAAGCCATTTATATCGAGAAAGTGGATTCGAAGCAAAAAGTTCGCCTTTATACAGCAATAGGTAGAAAAAGTCCTCTTTATGCAGGGGCATGCTCTCGTGCTGTCTTGTCTTTTTTACCAGACAGTGAAATAAAGGAATATCTTGAATCAATCGAACTTACACCATTTGCAAAGGGAACGATTACCGATAAGGAAGAGCTTTATGAAGCAATTGTACATGCAAGAAAACATGGTTATACAATTAGCCATTCAGAATTAGAAAATTATACATCCGCTATTGCAGCGCCGATTTTCGATCATAAAGGTGAAGTCATTGCAGCTATGAGTATCGCAGGTTTAGAAGCCAATTATCGAGAGGGCAATGCTGAAATCTTCGTTGAGAAACTAAAAAAGGCCACAACTGAAATATCTAGACAATTGGGTTATGAGCATATTAAAAAAACGGGGCGTCTCAAATTCAATTGA
- a CDS encoding CbrC family protein: MCKKTVEELELKLPKFKYIEHPIKSGIFKTDKKVVCDCCEQEVEIYIESGLYAIESVEYLCPNCISNGKAAEKYNGTFQSDLFNDEQVVNESFVDEILHRTPGYVSWQGNNWFAHCTDYCKFIGYVGWAELVERGIESEIENFTDMTIEDLKHYLINDGELQGYLFQCLECGKYCLYADCA, translated from the coding sequence ATGTGTAAAAAAACAGTTGAAGAATTGGAATTAAAATTACCTAAATTTAAATATATAGAGCATCCCATTAAATCAGGTATTTTTAAAACAGACAAAAAAGTGGTCTGTGATTGTTGTGAACAAGAAGTGGAAATTTATATTGAAAGTGGACTATATGCAATAGAATCCGTCGAATACCTTTGCCCTAACTGTATAAGTAATGGAAAAGCAGCAGAGAAGTATAATGGCACATTTCAATCGGATTTATTTAATGATGAACAAGTAGTGAATGAGTCGTTTGTAGATGAAATTTTACATCGAACACCAGGTTATGTGAGTTGGCAAGGTAATAACTGGTTTGCACATTGTACGGATTATTGCAAGTTTATTGGATATGTAGGTTGGGCCGAATTAGTTGAAAGAGGGATTGAAAGTGAGATAGAAAATTTTACAGACATGACTATAGAGGACTTAAAACACTACTTAATAAATGATGGCGAATTACAAGGCTATTTATTCCAATGTTTAGAATGCGGAAAATATTGCTTATATGCAGATTGTGCATAA